CAGGACACCATGCTCGTGCTGCGCAATGTCATGCTGCGCGGCAAGTTTGCGGGAATCGCCACAGGCGTGGGTGCCTGCTGCGGTCTCTTTGTGCATGCCACCCTTTCCGTGTGCGGTCTTTCTGCCGTGCTGCTGTATTCGGCCACGGCCTTTTCCATTCTCAAGGGACTTGGTGCCTGTTACCTGGTCTATCTCGGCGTGCGGTCCCTGTGGGGCGCATGGCGGGGCGAGGCCCTGCCCGACGGACTGGGTATGGAAGGCGTGCCGCTGCTTCGCGGGAACATGAAGCAACTGCGCAAGGCTTTTGGCGAAGGGTTCATGAGCAACGTGCTCAACCCCAAGGTGGTGGTCTTCTATCTGGCGGTTCTGCCGCAAGTGATAGGCGACCCCGCACTCATCATCCGCGATACGCTGTTCTTTGTCGGCTTCCAGTTCGTGATAGCCGTCATCTACCTGACCCTGCTGTCCATGTTCCTCGGCCGGGTGCGGCATGTGCTGCTGCGTCCCGCTTTCAAGCGCAAGCTCGAAACGGTGACCGGAACGGTCATGGTCGGGTTCGGTGTGCGTCTGGCTCTGGAGCAGACGCCTTAACAAGGGTGAACGTATGGCCGGACACTGCAAACATGTTTGTCTGCTTCTGCTTGCCTGTCTGCTTCTGCTGACCGGCTGCGGCACACGCACACCTGAAGGCGGTATGGCGGGCAACGGTTCCGTTGTGTCCAAACCTGTCGTTCTCCCGTCTGTCGTTGATTCCGTTGCCGACAGCTCGTTGCGCTATGCCATTGATTCCGCCCAGTTGTGGAGAACCTGCGCCGCCCGCTGCATGCAGGACGACGAATACGGCATTCTGACCCGCAAGGGGTGCCTTACCGGGTGCGAGATGGCCCGCAAGGCCCGTCCCAACAAGGGCATGACCTATGGCGACATTGCGTGGTGCGTGCAGGACATTGAACGTCTGAACGTGACGGAGCATGTGAAGCCGCTGGAAAAGCAGTGCCGGGAAAACTGGAAGCACCTGTACAAGCGCCGCGGCTGCCGTGACGCTGTAAAAGCCTATTACGCCGACTGGAACACAGGGCTCTGTGTGGTGGACGTGGAACGCGCACGGGATCTTTCTGCCGAGGAAGAACCCCTCATAGCTACCAAGCGCACCAAGAAGAATGCTCCCGCAAAGCCCGCAACGTTCTCGAAGACGAAGGAGTGACGATGCATACCTGCAATTTCGGTCTGTGCCGCAATATCAGCAAAGGGCAGATGGTCTTCTTTTCTTCCGTGGAAGTGCCGCTTGCCTGCAGCCACCGCGTGAACGGGCTTGGTCCCCGCCCATGGCTGCCTGCGGGTACGCTGCTGGTGGGAAAAACAGGAGAGGAACTTTTCAGGGTGGTGCAGAATACGGCACTGCCTGTGCCGGGTGTGCTGCATGCGGTGAAAGGATTTTGGGCCGAGGCGCTGGTGGACATGGAAGAGGCTGATTCGCTGGCTTTTTCCGCCGCAAGCAAGGGGCTGAGCATTGCGTGGGTTACCCTTTCGGACAAGGGAGCTGCGGGTGAGCGTGTGGACGAGAGCGGGCCGCTTATTGAGCGCCTTGTCCGTGAAAGCCTGAACGTGGGCCATGCACAGGGCTTCATTCTGCCCGATTCCATTGCCGAACTGAAGCAGACCGTCATGGAGCTTGCTCTCGGGCAGGGATATGATGTGATTCTGACCACCGGCGGCACCGGGGTTGGCC
This region of Desulfovibrio subterraneus genomic DNA includes:
- a CDS encoding LysE family translocator, producing MDSTLWALLGLAFLLVITPGQDTMLVLRNVMLRGKFAGIATGVGACCGLFVHATLSVCGLSAVLLYSATAFSILKGLGACYLVYLGVRSLWGAWRGEALPDGLGMEGVPLLRGNMKQLRKAFGEGFMSNVLNPKVVVFYLAVLPQVIGDPALIIRDTLFFVGFQFVIAVIYLTLLSMFLGRVRHVLLRPAFKRKLETVTGTVMVGFGVRLALEQTP
- a CDS encoding MogA/MoaB family molybdenum cofactor biosynthesis protein — translated: MHTCNFGLCRNISKGQMVFFSSVEVPLACSHRVNGLGPRPWLPAGTLLVGKTGEELFRVVQNTALPVPGVLHAVKGFWAEALVDMEEADSLAFSAASKGLSIAWVTLSDKGAAGERVDESGPLIERLVRESLNVGHAQGFILPDSIAELKQTVMELALGQGYDVILTTGGTGVGPRDTTPEAITGILEKRLYGFEQAMMAASLAKTHNAVISRAVSGTLGGCLIITLPGSRKAVAENLEAVLPAVAHTVAKLQGDSADCGS